The genomic window CTCGTACTGGTAGCTCCACGGCTCGTAGTAGTCCTGGATGGTCGGCAGGTTGGGGTTGTGGAACAGGGTGGCCAGCTTCTTGAGCCGGCCGCCGGCCTTGGGCTTGAGCTTGCCGGAACTGGTGCGCTCCCAGCCGCCCTTCCACTTCTCTTGGTCCTCCCAGCCGCGCGGGTAGCCGACGCCGGGTTTGGTTTCGACGTTGTTGAACCAGATGTACTCGGTGCCTTCGCGGTTGGTCCATGCCTGCTTGCAGGTCACGGAGCAGGTGTGGCAGCCGATGCACTTGTCGAGGTTCATGATCATTGAGATCTGAGCCATGACCTTCATTAGTAAGACACCTCCTGGGAACGGCGGCGGACGCGGGTGACCTCGTCGCGGTTATTGCCGGTGGGCCCGATGTAGTTGAAGTGGTAGGTAAGTTGGCCGTAGCCACCCGCGATGTGGACCGGCTTGATGGAAATGCGCGTCAGCGAGTTGTGGGTGCCGCCACGGCGGCCGGTGTGCTCGTTGAGTGGGGTGCCGACGGTGCGCTCTTGGGCGTGGTTGCACAGCATGGTGCCTTCCGGGATGCGGTGGGAGACAATGGCGCGGGCACTGACGACGCCGTTGCGGTTATAGACCTCGACCCACTCGTTGTCCTTAACGCCGATCTTCTCGGCGTCCTTGTCGGACATCCAGACCACCTGGCCACCTCGGGAGATGGACAAAACGTGCAGGTTGTCGAAGTACTGCGAGTGGATGGACCACTTGTTGTGGGTGGTCAGGTAGCGCAGGGTGACCTCAGCCTCGCCGCGCTCGTTGCTCAGCGTCTGGCCGGGGGCGTGCTCGCCGTGCAGGTGGACGTGGTCCAGCGGCGGGCGGAACACGGGCAGGGATTCGCCGTAGTCCATGAACCAGTCGTGGTCGAGGTAGTAGTGCATGCGGCCCGTGAGCGTGTGCCAGGGCTTGTCGAACTCGACGTTGATGGAAAAGGCCGTGTACCGGCGCTTGTTGCGCTTGTCGGCGGTCCACTCCGGCGAGGTGATGATCTCGGTTGGGCGCTCCTTGATGGAGTCCCAGGTGATGTGGACGTCGGCATCGGAAGCGGCCAGCGGGGTGAGATCCTTGCCGGTGCGCGAAGACAGGAACTCGAAGCCCTGCTGCGCCAGCTCGCCGTTGGAGACGCCGGACAGGTGCAGGATGGCGTCGATGACCTTGGTGTCCTTGGTCAGATCGATGAGCTCGCCCTGGGAGGTCTGCGAGGTGCCGCAGATGAGCTCGAGCTCCTTGACCTGCTTTTCCACGTTGAACTTGGTGCCGTGCACGCCGGTGCCGGCCTTGGCGGGCAGCGGGCCGAGGTGCGCCCACTTTTCGTAGATGCGCGTGTAGTCGCGCTCGACGACGTGCAGCTTCGGCATCGTCACGCCGGGGACCAGCCCGACCTCGTCGATGTCCGGGACGATGCCGTTGGGCATGCCCAGCTCGTCCGGGGTGTCGTGGTGGCTCGGCTGGGTGATGACGTCGCGCTGGGTGCCCAGCCACTTGACGGCCTTGTCGGACAGCGCGGCGGCCAGGTCCTGGAAGACCTCGAAGTCGGTGCGCGCCTCCCACGGCGGGTTGATCGCCGCGTTGAAGGAGTGCAGGTAGGGGTGCATGTCGGTCGAGGACATGTCGTGCTTTTCGTACCAGGTAGCGGCCGGCAGAACGATGTCGGAGACCAGCGTGGTCGAGGTGTTGCGGAAGTCCGTGGTCAGCATCAGGTCGAGCTTGCCCTCGGGGGCCTCGTCGACCCACTTGATGGTGCGTGGGCGCTGCTCCGGGGACAGCTCTTCGGCGGTGGCATCCGAGTCGATGCCCAGCAGGTGGCGGAGGAAGAACTCCGTGCCCTTAGCCGAGGAACCCAGCAGGTTGGTGCGCCAGTTGAGCAGGATGCGCGGCCAGTTCTCTTCCGCAGAGGGGTTGTCGTAGGCGAACTCCAGGTCGCCCTTGTGAAGCTGCTGGACCACGTAGTCGTTGATGTCCAGGCCGGCGGCGTCCGCCTCGTCGGCTAGCAGCAGGCAGTTGCGGTTGAACTGCGGGTAGGCCGGCATCCAGCCGCGGCGCATGGCCTCGGACATGGTGTCGGAGACCATCTTGTCGCCGATGGCCCCGCGGCTGGCCAGCGGGGAGCCCAGCTGGGAGGCGCGCGAGTTGTCGTAGCGGTACTGCTCGGTGGCGAAGTAGTAGAAGCCGGTGGTAATCATGTGGCGCGGGGGACGCTGCCAGTCGGTGGCCATGGCCCACTGGGTCCAGCCGTTGACAGGGCGCAGCTTTTCCTGGCCGACGTAGTGCGCCCAGCCGCCGCCGTTGACGCCCTGGGTACCGCACATCGAGGTCAGCGCTAAGAAGCTGCGGTAGATGTTGTCGGCGTGGAAGTAGTGGTTCACGCCCGCGCCCATGATGATCTGGGAGCGGCCCTGCGAGTCCGCCGCGTTCTGGGCGAATTCCCGGCCGATGCGGATGGCCGCGGCGGCGGGGACGCCGGTGAGCTCCTCCTGCCAGGCCGGGGTGCCGACCTCGCTCGCGTCGTCGAAGCCGGTCGGCCAGCTACCCGGCAGGTTCAGGTCCTCGCGCGGGACGCCGTAGTGGGCGAGCATGATGTCGTAGACGGTGGTGACCAGCTTGCCGTTGACCTCACGCACCGGCACGCCGCGGTGGACGACACCGGCGCCGACCGGCTTGCCGGTGCCGATATCGGCCGGGTCGGTGTCCAGGTCGAAGCGCGGGAAGAGGACCTCGGCGGTGGAGAAGGAATCCGTCTCCGCCATCGACATGACGGGGTCGACGCCGTCCAGGGAGAGGTTCCACTTGGCGGAATCCATGTCCCAGCGGTCGGCGACGGTGCCGCCCGGATCGACCACGCGGCCGTCGTCTTCCATGACGAGGCCACGGTGCGTGGCGTTGGGGCTTCCGGCCAAGGAGGCATCGTTAGTCTGGGAGGCCGTGAAGAACTTGCCGGGGGTGTAGGTCCCGTCTTCGCGCTGGTCGAGGGAGACCAGGAACGGCGCGTCGGTGTACTTGCGCATGTAGTTCAGGAAGTACGGCTCTTGGCGGTCGACGTGGAAGGTCTTGAGGATGACGTGGCCCATGGCAAAGGCCAAGGCGGCGTCGGTGCCCGGCTCGATGCGGGCCCATTCGTCGGCGAACTTGGTGTTGTCGGCGAAGTCAGGGGAGACGACGACGACCTTGGTGCCCTTGTAGCGGGCCTCGACCATGAAGTGGGCGTCCGGGGTGCGGGTGACCGGGATGTTAGAGCCCCACATCATCAAGTAGGAGGAGTTGTACCAGTCGCCGGACTCGGGGACGTCGGTCTGGTCGCCGAAGGTCTGCGGGGAGGCCGGCGGCAGGTCCGCGTACCAGTCGTAGAAGGACAGGGCGACGCCGCCGATCATCTGCAGGAAGCGGCTGCCGGCGCCATAGGAGACCTGGCTCATCGCCGGGATGACTGTGAAGCCGTTGATGCGGTCGGGGCCGTACTTGCGGATGGTGTAGACGTGCGCGGCTGAGGCCATGTCGATGGCCTCCTCGTAGGAGATGCGGATGAGCCCGCCTTTGCCGCGCTGGGAGATATACGCCCGGCGCTTGTCCGGGTCTTCCTGGATGGCCTTCCAGGCAAGCACCGAGTCGCCGTGCTTCTGCTTTTCCTCGCGGAACATGTCCACCAAAACGCCGCGGGCGTACGGGTAGCGCACGCGGGTTGGGGAGTAGGTGTACCAGGAAAAGGAGGCGCCGCGGGGGCAACCGCGGGGCTCGTACTCCGGGGTGTCGGGGCCCGTGGTGGGGTAGTCGACGGCCTGGGACTCCCAGGTGATGACGCCGTCTTTGACGTAGACCTTCCAGGAGCAGGAGCCGGTGCAGTTGACGCCGTGGGTGGAGCGGACCATCTTGTCGAAGGCCCAGCGGTTGCGGTAAAAGACGTCGGCCTGCCGGCCGCCCTGCAAGAAGACCTGTTGGCCGGAGGCAGAGGCCTCGCCGCGGCGCAGGTAGGCGCCTAGTTTAAACAGCGGGTTGAGCTTGCCGTTTTCGGGAGCGGGGACTTGAGTAGTCATGGGGTAGAACTCTCTGTTGGGGGCGGGGTTTAGCCGGGGTACGGGGCGTTCGGGCGGGCGTAAAAGACCCAGACCAGGACCGTGGTGATGGCGAAGTAGACCACGCAGCCCCAGAAGAAGGCGGCCATGGGCATAGCCGACAGGAGCATGCCGACGACGAACGGGCCGAAGGCACCGATGGCACCGGTCCAGCCGACCACGCCGCCTGCCTGGCGCGGCGGGAGGATCATCGGCATCTGCTTGAAGGTGCCGGCGTTAGCCAGGCCGGTGAAGAAGAACATGATGAGCATGCCGGCCAGGAACCACCAGAACTGGTCCGGGGAATCCGGGTTCAAAAACAGCGCGGAGAACGCAGTGAAGATGGTCATGCCCAGGCAACCGATGAAGGTCCAGATGGCGCCGCCGAACTTGTCACAGAGCGGGCCCCAGAGGGCGCGTACGAGGGCGCCGAGCAGTGGGCCGATGAAGGCGAAGGCCGCGCCGCGGGGCAGATCGTCGGGGTTCATAACCTCGGCGAACTTGGAGGTCTGGCCGTAGAGGTCGTTGATCATCAGGGCGAACTGGGCGGCGAAGCCGGAGAAGGCGCCGAAGCTCATCAGGTAGACGACGGTCAGCACCCAGGTGTTGATGTTGCCGAAGATGTCGATCTGCTGGCGGAAGTTTGCCTTGACCGGCACGTCCTTGAGCAGCGTCCAGGCCAGCACGGCCATGACGATGGTCCACGGCACGAAGAAGATGGCTGGGGAGTGGACGAAGATGGTGGTCTGGTCGGGCAGGCGCTGCGGGGCGACGAAGCCGATGCCGATGAGGCTGAAGCCCATCAGCCACGGGGAGACCAGCTGGATGAAGGAGATACCGAAGTTGCCCAGGCCGGCTTGCAGGCCGAGCGCTGTTCCGGACATCCGCTTCGGGAAGAAGTAGCCGGTGGATGGCATGAGGCCGGAGAAGACGCCGCCGCCGATGCCGGAGGCGAAGGAGATGGCGAGCAGCTCAACGAAGGAGGCGTCGGGGCGCTGGACGACCGAGAACCAGCCGAACATGGGCAGCAGGAACAGCAGCGAGGAGAAGGTGACCAGCTTGCGGGTGCCCAGCACCGGCGGCAGGAACATGAAGACCAGGCGGAGAAGACCGCAGGCCAGGCCTGAGACCGCGGTGAGCGCGTAGAGCTGTCCGGAGCTCAAGTCGAAGCCGATCTCGTTCAGGATGGGGGCGATGGCGGAGACCAGGTACCACGCGGCGAAGCCGATGAACAGGGTGGTCGTTGAAATAATGAGCGTGCGCCAGGCAATCTTGGAGTCCCAGTGGTCGGAATCTTCTGGATCCCAGCCCTGGATGACTTTGCCTGAGGTGTCTAGTTGAGTCATGGGGTGTCCTCAAAACATCTCGAAGGAATAGCTGAATAACAATCTATCGAGTATTAGACTCAGAAGAGGAATTTGTACGGAAATTTCTGGGTTTATTTAGAAAACGTTAATGTTGCGCATTTCCCTGTCCTTAGATTCGCGCTGCGTAGGCCGCTGAGGGTTGCCTAAGCAGGGGAAATAAACCCCACAGTGATATTTCTCACGGGTGTAGTAGAGGAGACGGCCGAATGGGACACCAGGAGGCACCAATGCCTGAGTTGAAGGCCGCAGTAATCGTTGCGTCGAACCGCGTCAAGGAGGGCACCAAGCCTAACAAGGCCGGTCAGCGTGCGGTGGAGCTATTGACCAACCACGGCGTGGAGGTCACGCAAAAGCAGTGCTTAAACGAGGGTGCCGCGAATTTGCGGCCGGCGCTGAGCCAGGTAATCGAGGCGGGCACCGACGTGGTGCTGGTCATCGGCGCAACGGGGATTTCCCGCGACAACGACACCCCGGAGGTCACGGAAGAATTCATCGCGGCCCGCATGTGGGGGCTGGAGACCCAGGTCCTGCTGGAGGGCCTGAAGAACTCACCTAGGGCCGGCCTGTGCCGCGGCATCATCGGCGTGACCTCGTGCCCGCCGGGGACCTTGCTGGTTAATTCCGCCTCCTCGGTTGGGGCGGTCGAGGACACGCTAGCGGTGGTTCTTCCCCTGCTGAAGGACATCTTCCGCGAATGCCGTTAGCTCCTGGGGCGTGTCGTAGTCGCGCTCGGCGCCGGTGCCGGGGACCTCGATAATCCGGGAGCCGCGGCGCGCCTGGCGCAGCAGCCGCCGGGCTGAGGCGTTGTGCACGCGGGGTAGATCGCCGAGCGCGCGGCGCAGGTGGGTGGCCTTCCACAGCGAGCACAGCGGCTGCAGGAAGCCGTCGGCGCTGCGGACGATGGCGGCATCGGCATCGGCGGCGTGCAGTGCGCGCCAGAGGGCGGAGAGAAGCTGGCCGGAATCGGGGGCATCGACGCTCAGCACGGCGATATAGTCGCTGTGCAGGGCCCGCGTGCCGCGCGCGATGCCGGCGACCGGGCCGCCGAAGAGCGGGTTCTCGCAGACCTGCGGCAGGCCCAGTGGATAGGGGGAGACCACTATGCGCTCGCAGTGGTAGGGAAGCTGGCCCAGCACGCGGTCGACTAGGCGCTGGCCGGCAACGCGCAGGCTCGCCTTGTCGAGCCCACCCATGCGGCGCCCGCGGCCGCCGGCCAAAACGAGTGCGCCGAGCTGGCCGGGGAGGGGATAAGCAAGCTGGGCCATGGTCTAGGCCTCCGGCAGGGTGCGGGACCAGTCGCCGGAGCGCCCGCCGGACTTGGCGACGATTCCGGCGCGACGGATGAAGGAGGAGCGGTCCACGCCCTTGACCATGTCGATAACCGCCAGCGCGGCGACGTTTACCGCGGCCAGGGCCTCCATCTCCACGCCGGTGCGATCCGCGGTGCGCACGGTGGCCGAAATCGCTACGCAATCGTCGTGAAGTTCCAAATCGACGCGGCAACCGTGCACGCCGATGGTGTGCGCCAGCGGCAGCAGCTCCGGGACCTTCTTGGCCGCCGCGATGCCGGCCACCCGGGCCACGGCCAGCACGTCGCCCTTGGGCACGGTGCCGTCGCGCAGCGCGTCCATGACCTCCCGCGAGCAGGCCACCTCGCCCTCGGCGGTGGCGGTGCGCACGGTCGGTTTCTTCTCGGTCACGTCGACCATGTAGGCCTCGCCAGCGTTGTTGAGATGCGTAAACTCCATTGCTCGTCCTTTCCTAAGGCTTGGCTTGAAAACTCGTCTAAAACCAGGTGATTTCGACAGTATCGCCCGCCCGGGGCCCGGCGGCGTGGGCGGCAAGGCCCACCATTCCGGCGGTGCCGGCCAGGTTGGCCACCATGTGGGAGCCCAGGCGCCGCCCGTTGAAGGGGAAGGCGGCGGGCGGGTTGTCCGCGTAGTCCACGCGGACCGGCAGCCAGGCGGGGCGGTCCCGGGTGTCCGGGAAGTCCTCGCCGGCTCGGACTACCCCGCGGCGGCGGAGGGCCGGGCGCGGATCGCCGCGCAGGGCGCGCAGCGCGGGGGCGACGTAGAGGTGGAAGGAGACGAAGGTCGCCACCGGGTTGCCGGGAAGAGAAATCATCGGCGTCGAGCTCCAGACGCTTATTCCCTGCGGGGCGCCGGGCTTTTGGTCGACGTCGCCGAACCAGGCATCGCGGGCGTGGGCCTGGGCGCTGGTGTGGACGATGTCGAAGGCCCCGGCCGAGACCCCGCCGCTGGTGATGATGAGGTCGTGGGTCTGTGCCGCCTCCTTGGCCAGGGCGACGAAGGAATCGCTCCGGCCCGCGGCGCCGTCGCTGTCCCCGGCGTGCAGGTGCGTTAGCTCGACGGGCCCGGAGTCCCGCACGAGCTGGGCCAGCATCGGCCGGTTGGAATCCGGAATTTGGCCAGGCTCCAGCGGCCGGTAGTCGCCGTCGCCCAGGCTCACGAGCTCGTCGCCGGTGGAAATTACCGCCACCCGCGGCGTGCGGTGCACGGGTAGCGTGGTCAGCCCCGCGGAGTGGCAGGCGGCGATGACCCCGGGATCCACGCGGTCCCCGGCAGGGACGGCCGTGTCCCCGACGGCGAGGTTATCGCCGGCCCGGCGGATGTGGGCGCGGGCGGGATCGGCACCGCGGATGGTTACGGTTTCGGGCAGCGGGGTCGGCCCGGCGGGGATATTGGTCAGCTCTACGGGCACGACCACGAGCTCCGGATCGAGGGGATCGGCGACGGGCGCGCCGGTCATGATCCGCACCGCAGTACCCGCGGGCACCTCCTGCGGTGCGCTGCCGGCCGGCACGTCGCCGACTACCGGCAGCGTGGCCGAGCCGGAGCCCAGGTCGGCGCGGTGGACCAGGAAGCCGTCCATGGCCGAGTTGTGGAAGGCGGGCACAGGGATGCGGCAGGTGACATCGGCGGCGCAATACTGGCCGCTGGTCAGCTCGCTCAGAGGCGTGTTCACGGCCGGGAGGGGCCGGACGAGGCTGAGGACGCGCGCGAGGTGGTCGGCGACGGAGCACGATGAAGAATGGTGCATAACGGGTTCTAGCTTAAGCTGGCTACCCGCCGATGGCGGACATCGGCCGGTCCGGCTGCAGGAAGCCCTCGTCGTTGACGCCGTGGCCGGGCAGCTTGGCCCACATCTCGCCGGCCCAGGCGGCCATGAGTTCCTCGTCGGAAGCGCCCTGGCGCATCAGGTCGCGCAGGGAGGTCTCCGAGTTGCCGAAGAGGCAGTTGCGCACCGCGCCGTCGGTGGTAAGGCGGGTGCGGTCACAGTCGCCGCAGAAGGGGTGGCTGACCGAGGCGATGATCCCCAGCTTGCCGCGCGTGCCGTCGGGGCAGATCGCCTCCCACAGCGCGGCGGGGGCTGAGCCGCGCGGGGCGCGGGCCGGGCGCAGGTCGAACGCGGATTTCAGGCGGCCGAGGATGTCGTCCGCGGTGACCATGGTGGAGCGATCCCACTGCTCGCGCGGGCCCAGGGGCATCTGCTCGATAAAACGCAGCTGCGCGCCCTTGTGCAGGGCGAAGTCGGCCAGCTCGACGATGTCGGCGTCGTTGATGCCGGGCATGACCACGGCGTTGATCTTGACGGGGTGGAGGCCGGCGGCCAGGGTGGCATCGATGGCCGCGAAGACGGAATCGAGCCGGTCGCGGCGGGTCAGCTCGGCGTAGGCGGCGTGGTTGATGGTGTCCAACGAGATGTTGACCCGGTCCAGCCCGGCGGCCTTGAGCTCGTCGATGCGCTTGTCCAGGCCCAGCCCATTCGTCGTCAGCGCCGTGCTGGGGGCGTGGCCTTCGTCGGTGCGCAGATTTTTGGTGGCCGCGAGGATTTCTGCCAGCGACTTGCGCAGCAACGGCTCGCCGCCGGTGAAACGGACCTGCCGGATGCCCAGGCGCTCGACGGCCAGGCGGATAAGGCGGATGGTTTCTGCGTCGTCGAGCTTGTGCTGGTTGGGCATCCAGTCCAGGCCCTCGGCGGGCATGCAGTAGGTGCACCGCAGGTTGCAGCGGTCGGTCAGGGACACGCGCAGGTCTCGGGCGACGCGACCGTATTTGTCCACCAAGGCTCGGTTGCCGTTGGCGTCGGCGGCAGGCAGGTCCGCGGCGGCCTGCGGGCGGCCGGCTACGCGCGGGGTGGGTAGCAGCACCTTCGGGGCGGAAGAACGGTCAGTCATATTCTCCCAACTCTATGCGTTGTGCGGATAGGACTACTAACCACAACGGCGCGCCCTGGTCAGCTATTCCTTTCCGAGGGTGCGGGCCTAGGTCAGCGGCTGGTCCGGATCCAAGGTGGCGTTGTCATCAATCTGGTTGGCTTCGCCCGGGCCGGCCAGGCGAATGATGTTGTACTCGCCCTCGGCCAGGTGGGAGCGCAGGTCCTTCTTGTCGAACTTGCCCACCGACGTCTTATCGATGCTCTTGATGAAGGTCCAGTACTCCGGCAGCATCCAGCCGGGCAGCTCGGAGCGCAAGTTCTCCCGGAGGCTCTCAGCGGTCTCAATGGTCGGGTCGATGTCGCGCTGGAGGACGGTCACGGCCAGCGGGCGCTCGCCCCACTGCTTGTCGGGGTAGCCGATGACGGCGGCCTCGATGACCCGGTCGTCGGCCATGATGAGGTTTTCCAGCTGGACGGAGTAGATCCACTCGCCGCCGGAGCGGATGACGTCGCGGGCGCGGTCCTCGACGGTCAGGAAGCCGTCCTTGGTCACCGAGCCCACGTCGCCGGTGCGCAGCCAGCCGTCGGCGGTGTACTTGCTGGCCGCGTCCTCGGTGCGCTTGCCGCGGAACTGGGAGGCCGCCCCGCCTTCCTCCGCGGCGGGCGAGTGGTAGTAGGACTCCGTGACCAGGTTGCCGCGGACCTGAATCTCGCCGGCGTTGCGGTCGGTCTTGGAGACCACCTGCCCGTCGTTGACCACGCGGTATTCCAGGCTGGTGGGGAAGCGGCCCTGGGAGATGCGGTAGCCCCAGCGGGAATTGCCGCTAGCGCCCTGCGGCGGGCGCGCCACGGTGCCCACAGTGGTGGTTTCCACCATGCCCCACACGTGCACCACGTCGACGCCGAAGCGCTCCTCCCAGACCTTGATCACCTGCGGCGGGACCGGGGAGCCGCCGGCGTAAATTTCGGTCAGCGACATGCGCTCCGGCGGGTGGTGGAGGTAGTGGACGAAGAGCTGGATCCAGATTGTCGGCACGCCGTGCGCCACGCGCGGGTGGGTGGAGGCGATGAGCTTGGCCAGGGTGGGCGCGGAGACGTCCGAGTCCGGCAGGATGAGCGGTGTGCCCGTCATGAAGGCGGCGAAAGGCACGCCCCAGGACAACACGTGGTAAATGGGAATGCAGCACAGGAAGGACTCGCCGTGGGTAATCGCCAGGCTGTCCGTGGTGCGCAGCAGCATGGAGGCCAAGTAGATGGAGCGGTGCGAGTAGACCACGCCCTTGGGCGCGCCGGTCGTGCCGGTGGAATAACACAGCGCCGCGGCCGCGGACTCGTCTAGGACCGGCCAGTCATAGCGGGTCGATTGCCCGTCCAACAGGGCCTCGTACGAATAGACTTCCACGCCGCGGGGGAAGTAGGGGCTCAAGTGGCCCACCCGGCTCGGACCGGTGAAGACGACCGCGCGGACGGTGGTGGTCCCGGCCAGGACCGCGCCCAGCTGCTGGGCCAGGCGCGGATCGGCGACGATGACCTCGATCTCCGCGTGGTTGACAATGTGCCCGATCTGGTCGTTCATCAGCTGTTTGTTCAGCGGGGTAAAGACCGCGCCCTTGCAGGCCACAGCGAACATGACCTCGAGGTGTTCCGCGCAATTCCATAGGAAAGAGCCGACGCGCTCGTCGCCGGTAACCCCCAGCTTGTCGTGCAATACGTGGGCGAAGGCCGCCGCGCGCGCCCCGATGTCCGCGAAGGTGCATTCCTCGGCCGCCCCGGCGCCGTCGGGGGCGTGCTCGCCGTGCCACGTGGTGACCTTGGTCTGGCTGTGGACGGTGGCGCCCTGCTCCAAGATACGGGAGATATTGAGCGGGACTTCCTGCATGGTGGAGTGCATGGTCACTATGATAGCCACTTCTTTAGGCCCCGGGGTGGGACCGGTACCGAAGAAGGCGAAATCTTGCGCTATACTGTCTGGGACTGGCTGAGCTGCTTGAGCGTTTGAGCTACGTGAGCTGCCCTAAGGTAAACAGTAAAGCACATGTGCTCGGGCCTGCTCGTGCAGTCGAGATGCGTTGTCCCTGGGCCCTGACCCCACAGAATGGGTCAAACCACAGCCCCCGCGCTTTCTGGGTGAGTACCTCAAACGCCTTGCACACCGCGCAAGGTTTAAGGCCGGCCCGCAGGGGGACGACGTGGTACCTGCCGAGGAAGGGCAACTCGGTCCCACGCGGACCACTCGGGCTCCCTTCCGGCCCCAACCGGCGCTGCGCGCCCTCGAGGTTGCTCGAGGTCCACGACAGTCAGCCGCCGGGCGCCCACGGTAGGCTAGCCAGAGTTTTATCTTTTAACTACACAGTCATTTCCAGAGTGCCTAGCCGGCGGACCCAAAGACTTGGGAAAACCGGCCCGGTAACACGCGGCACGACCGCCCGACCGGGCACGCTGGGCACCCAGAATCATCCGCTGGGAAAAGCGACGAAAGGACTTCCGTGAGCGATACGGAGAATATCTCGCCTCAAGAACTGGCATCCCTGAAGCTGCCGCAGCTGCGCGAAATTGCGGCCCAGAAGGGCCTGCGCGGCATCAGCGCTCTCCGAAAGGGCGCTCTCATCGAGGCAATCACCACCGGTAAGAAGCCGGCCGCCGCCAAGGCCGCGCCGAAGTCGGCAGACAAGGCGGACAAGCCCGCTAAGCAGGCGCAGGAACAAGCCCCGGCCGCGCAGGCTGACGAAGCCCCGCAGCGCGACGCTCGCCGCCCGCAGGGCCGCGACGACAAGCAGGGCGACGGCGAGAAGAACGCCGACAACAACAACGGCAATAATGGCAATGACGAGCCGCGCTACGAGTCCCGCGCGCAGGCCCGCCGGGCCCGTCGCAACCGCGCGCGCCGGGGTGGGCGCGACGACCACGACGGCAACAACCAGGACCAAGGCCGCGACAACCGCGATAACCGCGACAACCAGGATGATTCCCGCAACGGCAACAACCACGGCAACAACGGCGGCAACAACCACCGCCGGAACAACGGCGACGATGACGAACGCGGTGGGCGCCGCGGGCGTCGCAACCGCCGCAACCGCCGGAACCGTGGCGGCGGCAACGACAACCGCGGTGGCGGCAACGACCTGCAGATTCGCGAGGGCGATGAGCTGCAGGCCGTCGGCGGCATCCTCGAGGTAGTCGACAACAACGTCGCCTTCCTGCGCACCACCGGCTACCGCGCGGCGAACTCGGACGTCTTCGTCAACCAGAACCTGGTCCGCCGCCTAGGGCTGCGCTCCGGCGACGCCGTGACCGGACAGGTCAAGGTCGCGGGCGCCACGCACACCCACGGCAACGGCCGCAATCGCCGCAAGTACAACCAGCTGGTACGGGTCGATACCGTCAACGGGATGGACCCGGAAGAGGCCAAGCAGCGCCCGGACTTTGCCAAGCTGACTCCGCTGTATCCGAACCAGCGGCTGCGCCTGGAGACCGACCCGAAGGTCCTGACCACCCGTGTTATCGACCTGATTATGCCGATCGGTAAGGGCCAGCGCGCCCTGATCGTCTCCCCGCCGAAGGCCGGTAAGACGACCATCCTGCAGAACACCGCCAACGCGATCTCCATCAACAACCCGGA from Corynebacterium confusum includes these protein-coding regions:
- a CDS encoding nitrate reductase subunit alpha, yielding MTTQVPAPENGKLNPLFKLGAYLRRGEASASGQQVFLQGGRQADVFYRNRWAFDKMVRSTHGVNCTGSCSWKVYVKDGVITWESQAVDYPTTGPDTPEYEPRGCPRGASFSWYTYSPTRVRYPYARGVLVDMFREEKQKHGDSVLAWKAIQEDPDKRRAYISQRGKGGLIRISYEEAIDMASAAHVYTIRKYGPDRINGFTVIPAMSQVSYGAGSRFLQMIGGVALSFYDWYADLPPASPQTFGDQTDVPESGDWYNSSYLMMWGSNIPVTRTPDAHFMVEARYKGTKVVVVSPDFADNTKFADEWARIEPGTDAALAFAMGHVILKTFHVDRQEPYFLNYMRKYTDAPFLVSLDQREDGTYTPGKFFTASQTNDASLAGSPNATHRGLVMEDDGRVVDPGGTVADRWDMDSAKWNLSLDGVDPVMSMAETDSFSTAEVLFPRFDLDTDPADIGTGKPVGAGVVHRGVPVREVNGKLVTTVYDIMLAHYGVPREDLNLPGSWPTGFDDASEVGTPAWQEELTGVPAAAAIRIGREFAQNAADSQGRSQIIMGAGVNHYFHADNIYRSFLALTSMCGTQGVNGGGWAHYVGQEKLRPVNGWTQWAMATDWQRPPRHMITTGFYYFATEQYRYDNSRASQLGSPLASRGAIGDKMVSDTMSEAMRRGWMPAYPQFNRNCLLLADEADAAGLDINDYVVQQLHKGDLEFAYDNPSAEENWPRILLNWRTNLLGSSAKGTEFFLRHLLGIDSDATAEELSPEQRPRTIKWVDEAPEGKLDLMLTTDFRNTSTTLVSDIVLPAATWYEKHDMSSTDMHPYLHSFNAAINPPWEARTDFEVFQDLAAALSDKAVKWLGTQRDVITQPSHHDTPDELGMPNGIVPDIDEVGLVPGVTMPKLHVVERDYTRIYEKWAHLGPLPAKAGTGVHGTKFNVEKQVKELELICGTSQTSQGELIDLTKDTKVIDAILHLSGVSNGELAQQGFEFLSSRTGKDLTPLAASDADVHITWDSIKERPTEIITSPEWTADKRNKRRYTAFSINVEFDKPWHTLTGRMHYYLDHDWFMDYGESLPVFRPPLDHVHLHGEHAPGQTLSNERGEAEVTLRYLTTHNKWSIHSQYFDNLHVLSISRGGQVVWMSDKDAEKIGVKDNEWVEVYNRNGVVSARAIVSHRIPEGTMLCNHAQERTVGTPLNEHTGRRGGTHNSLTRISIKPVHIAGGYGQLTYHFNYIGPTGNNRDEVTRVRRRSQEVSY
- a CDS encoding molybdopterin-binding protein; the protein is MPELKAAVIVASNRVKEGTKPNKAGQRAVELLTNHGVEVTQKQCLNEGAANLRPALSQVIEAGTDVVLVIGATGISRDNDTPEVTEEFIAARMWGLETQVLLEGLKNSPRAGLCRGIIGVTSCPPGTLLVNSASSVGAVEDTLAVVLPLLKDIFRECR
- the moaC gene encoding cyclic pyranopterin monophosphate synthase MoaC, which translates into the protein MEFTHLNNAGEAYMVDVTEKKPTVRTATAEGEVACSREVMDALRDGTVPKGDVLAVARVAGIAAAKKVPELLPLAHTIGVHGCRVDLELHDDCVAISATVRTADRTGVEMEALAAVNVAALAVIDMVKGVDRSSFIRRAGIVAKSGGRSGDWSRTLPEA
- a CDS encoding MFS transporter, translating into MTQLDTSGKVIQGWDPEDSDHWDSKIAWRTLIISTTTLFIGFAAWYLVSAIAPILNEIGFDLSSGQLYALTAVSGLACGLLRLVFMFLPPVLGTRKLVTFSSLLFLLPMFGWFSVVQRPDASFVELLAISFASGIGGGVFSGLMPSTGYFFPKRMSGTALGLQAGLGNFGISFIQLVSPWLMGFSLIGIGFVAPQRLPDQTTIFVHSPAIFFVPWTIVMAVLAWTLLKDVPVKANFRQQIDIFGNINTWVLTVVYLMSFGAFSGFAAQFALMINDLYGQTSKFAEVMNPDDLPRGAAFAFIGPLLGALVRALWGPLCDKFGGAIWTFIGCLGMTIFTAFSALFLNPDSPDQFWWFLAGMLIMFFFTGLANAGTFKQMPMILPPRQAGGVVGWTGAIGAFGPFVVGMLLSAMPMAAFFWGCVVYFAITTVLVWVFYARPNAPYPG
- the mobA gene encoding molybdenum cofactor guanylyltransferase, giving the protein MAQLAYPLPGQLGALVLAGGRGRRMGGLDKASLRVAGQRLVDRVLGQLPYHCERIVVSPYPLGLPQVCENPLFGGPVAGIARGTRALHSDYIAVLSVDAPDSGQLLSALWRALHAADADAAIVRSADGFLQPLCSLWKATHLRRALGDLPRVHNASARRLLRQARRGSRIIEVPGTGAERDYDTPQELTAFAEDVLQQGKNHR